A section of the Leptospira terpstrae serovar Hualin str. LT 11-33 = ATCC 700639 genome encodes:
- a CDS encoding NHL repeat-containing protein — protein sequence MQYLTKVRFVSLFFAIGLFGSCQFPGLENGCDPTSESFQDFYLARILVDDDREYCGSIAPNRSICEMDPLSIIQPRRWKYVSSEIRKQALLGTNGVSFTAFTPSYTGAAKWLGGILANDQKIYSIPYNQSDILVIDPTNQTASGLSTGISGLAQWEGAVLAPNGKIYSIPRDSDQILVINPSVNQSYTLPSPEIGINKWRGGVLAPNGLIYGIPNSSNKILVIDPQTDKVRTIPSPLSLSNMWEGGVLAPNGKIYAFPVDIDFIFVLDPFSERSYVIPSPKTGLGKWRHGLVAPNGKLIGIPSNDTEFLIIDPNNDSMNLWLSPVVAAAKWRGGILGADGRIYTIPADITDFIAFDPDTFVSATYNSGISGGNKWGDAVLAPNGKIYTVPHTNDQVLVIDLGTNGKICGNLLRSSYWNLY from the coding sequence ATGCAATACCTAACAAAAGTTCGTTTTGTCTCCCTGTTTTTTGCGATTGGCCTGTTTGGTTCCTGTCAATTTCCTGGTTTAGAAAACGGCTGTGATCCTACATCTGAATCTTTCCAAGACTTTTATCTTGCGCGGATTCTTGTGGATGATGATCGAGAGTATTGCGGTTCTATCGCGCCCAATCGATCCATTTGCGAAATGGATCCCTTATCAATCATCCAACCAAGACGTTGGAAGTATGTTTCATCAGAAATAAGAAAGCAGGCATTACTTGGAACTAATGGGGTCAGTTTCACAGCTTTTACTCCTTCCTATACGGGCGCTGCCAAATGGTTAGGCGGAATACTCGCTAATGATCAAAAGATCTATTCCATCCCTTATAACCAATCTGATATTCTTGTCATAGATCCCACAAACCAAACCGCTTCTGGTTTATCAACAGGAATCAGTGGATTGGCACAATGGGAAGGTGCTGTGCTTGCGCCAAATGGTAAAATTTATTCCATACCAAGAGACTCAGATCAAATCCTTGTAATCAATCCATCCGTTAATCAAAGTTATACATTGCCTTCGCCAGAAATTGGCATTAATAAGTGGAGAGGTGGTGTGCTTGCACCGAATGGATTGATTTATGGAATCCCCAATAGTTCTAACAAAATTCTTGTGATTGATCCACAAACAGATAAGGTCAGAACTATTCCTTCTCCGCTTTCACTTTCAAATATGTGGGAAGGAGGGGTCCTTGCACCTAATGGAAAGATTTATGCCTTTCCAGTCGATATTGATTTCATTTTTGTTTTAGATCCTTTTTCTGAAAGAAGTTACGTGATTCCTTCTCCAAAAACAGGACTTGGAAAGTGGAGGCATGGCCTTGTTGCACCTAACGGTAAATTAATCGGTATACCTTCGAATGATACTGAATTTTTAATTATAGACCCTAACAATGATTCAATGAACTTATGGCTTTCGCCCGTTGTGGCTGCAGCAAAATGGCGGGGTGGTATTTTGGGAGCCGATGGTAGGATATACACTATACCTGCCGATATTACTGATTTCATTGCCTTTGATCCAGATACCTTTGTGTCTGCTACTTATAATTCGGGAATCTCGGGAGGAAACAAGTGGGGAGATGCGGTATTAGCACCTAACGGTAAGATTTATACAGTTCCACATACGAATGACCAAGTATTAGTCATCGATCTTGGCACTAATGGTAAGATCTGTGGCAATTTATTGCGAAGTAGTTATTGGAATTTGTATTAA
- a CDS encoding helix-turn-helix domain-containing protein, whose protein sequence is MKIQSYFPSFALRPYIQKYLIIETENGIENRILPNPHLVLSFQLQGNLRSLESNTLYDLPRMGIAGFRKTVRKIIYPQNSSALLVIFTEIGATAFFKEPISDFYEKTISLENLISNSMYREMEEKLFESQSSRDCINLIENFLLHIQRQKQIDPILRQTLVKIQNANGNIKMKALKQGLPISLDSLEKKCKEMVGTTLKHYANIIRIRSAITSYSPTTSLTDLAYNAGYFDQSHFNKDFKLYTGESPKVFFQNPQNW, encoded by the coding sequence ATGAAAATCCAGAGTTATTTTCCATCTTTTGCTTTGCGGCCTTATATCCAAAAATACCTCATCATAGAAACAGAAAACGGAATCGAAAACCGCATCCTACCAAACCCTCACCTAGTGTTGTCCTTTCAATTACAGGGAAACCTTCGTTCTTTGGAATCAAATACACTCTATGACTTACCTCGGATGGGAATTGCGGGGTTTAGAAAAACGGTGAGAAAAATCATTTATCCCCAAAATTCTTCAGCCCTACTGGTAATCTTCACAGAAATTGGAGCAACTGCCTTTTTTAAGGAACCAATCTCGGACTTTTACGAAAAGACAATCAGCTTAGAGAACTTGATTTCAAATTCTATGTATCGGGAAATGGAAGAAAAATTATTTGAATCCCAATCAAGTCGGGACTGTATCAATTTAATAGAGAATTTTTTACTTCATATTCAAAGACAAAAACAAATCGATCCAATCCTTAGACAAACTCTTGTAAAAATCCAGAACGCAAATGGAAATATAAAAATGAAAGCTCTAAAACAAGGATTACCCATTAGTTTGGATTCCTTAGAAAAAAAGTGCAAAGAGATGGTGGGAACCACTTTGAAACATTATGCAAATATTATAAGAATTAGATCTGCTATAACGTCCTATTCTCCGACTACCTCATTAACCGATCTTGCATACAATGCGGGATATTTTGACCAGTCCCATTTCAACAAAGATTTCAAACTTTATACAGGAGAGTCACCGAAGGTTTTCTTCCAAAACCCACAAAATTGGTAA
- a CDS encoding antibiotic biosynthesis monooxygenase, with product MNQILIDRFEFPKEAKEVFLERVKQNRDLIKTISGFLGDTAYIHEAEDKILFVTVATWENKTSLDNAKTLVFAAYQKQGFVMPEFLALHSIKIERAIYERMS from the coding sequence ATGAACCAAATTCTAATCGACAGGTTCGAATTTCCAAAGGAAGCCAAAGAAGTCTTTTTAGAACGTGTTAAGCAGAACCGAGACTTAATAAAAACCATTTCTGGTTTTTTGGGTGATACTGCATACATCCATGAAGCAGAGGATAAAATCTTATTCGTGACAGTAGCTACTTGGGAAAACAAAACTAGCTTAGACAATGCCAAAACATTGGTTTTCGCTGCCTACCAAAAACAAGGATTTGTTATGCCTGAATTTTTAGCTCTCCATTCCATAAAAATAGAAAGGGCGATTTACGAACGAATGTCATAA
- a CDS encoding LBF_1199 family protein, with protein MRWKASEFWKNASPNELLDFFQSIEQGSDLKSLADHMLAEDEFCDLVFEYLWLLRSEEGSKRFLNDVDLTPELLMKFIYFGYGKQFLSGNFDSNAYFLQVRKLFNSAQSLRILSLAEEMDRDPTLKIHLLSNLDPQTWEAYFDILEEKNMTMQALLGIFSNLRENEIRKILLNSHTLYYYLRMMMVSGMKKVAEQTPKEMENRIRLESILDSIHVWETFCQGLSERFDFKSEANLAPNKRDPDRLSLVLRELKKIPSQDRGDVLVYMRGNGAVLDVWEETTILSALGNFDRVGKYF; from the coding sequence ATGCGATGGAAAGCATCTGAATTTTGGAAAAATGCATCTCCGAATGAATTATTAGATTTTTTCCAATCCATTGAACAAGGATCTGACTTAAAATCTTTGGCAGATCACATGTTAGCCGAAGATGAGTTTTGTGACTTGGTATTCGAATATTTATGGCTTCTTCGTTCTGAAGAAGGTTCTAAACGTTTTCTGAATGATGTCGACTTAACACCAGAACTTCTTATGAAGTTCATCTATTTTGGTTATGGAAAACAGTTTTTATCTGGCAATTTCGATTCCAATGCTTACTTTTTACAAGTTAGGAAATTGTTTAATTCAGCACAAAGTTTAAGAATTTTATCTCTTGCGGAAGAGATGGACCGAGATCCTACATTAAAGATCCATCTTTTATCCAATTTGGATCCTCAAACTTGGGAAGCTTACTTTGATATATTAGAAGAAAAGAATATGACGATGCAGGCTCTTCTCGGGATTTTTTCAAATCTCAGAGAAAACGAAATTCGCAAAATCCTTTTGAATAGCCATACACTCTATTATTATTTACGAATGATGATGGTCTCAGGAATGAAAAAAGTTGCAGAACAGACCCCAAAAGAAATGGAAAATCGAATCAGATTAGAATCTATTTTAGATTCGATTCATGTCTGGGAAACATTTTGCCAAGGATTAAGTGAAAGGTTTGATTTTAAATCTGAAGCTAATCTCGCACCCAATAAAAGAGATCCAGATCGATTATCGCTTGTTTTACGGGAGCTTAAAAAAATTCCATCCCAAGACAGAGGGGATGTATTGGTTTATATGCGGGGGAATGGTGCTGTTTTGGATGTTTGGGAGGAGACAACAATACTATCGGCATTAGGCAATTTTGATCGCGTAGGCAAATACTTCTAG
- a CDS encoding NAD-dependent epimerase/dehydratase family protein translates to MAQELGNPEKMKLALGDVFQWESIREEAKTATIIFQASNVPYHEMATKSLLIAGSVMKAAEANSHKFVFVDGVYVYGPNSGYAVEDTYNRKPNSKKGKIRIEMEKLIFSSRWKQRKPLIVRLPDYYGPTSKNSYLNPTLEGLAFGKPSLFIGDTTVKREYIYLPDAAKMIVKVAFKNSSYKRNWKHSKNSILHWP, encoded by the coding sequence TTGGCTCAGGAATTAGGGAATCCAGAAAAGATGAAATTGGCATTAGGTGATGTTTTTCAGTGGGAATCGATACGAGAGGAAGCAAAAACAGCGACGATAATTTTCCAAGCATCTAACGTTCCTTATCATGAGATGGCCACAAAATCATTGTTAATTGCTGGATCCGTAATGAAAGCAGCTGAGGCAAATTCCCATAAATTTGTTTTTGTTGATGGTGTCTATGTTTATGGGCCAAATTCCGGTTATGCGGTGGAAGATACTTATAATAGAAAACCAAACTCAAAAAAAGGTAAAATTAGAATTGAAATGGAGAAACTCATATTTTCATCCAGATGGAAACAGAGGAAACCCCTGATCGTTAGGTTGCCAGATTATTACGGACCTACCAGTAAAAATTCTTATTTGAATCCTACCTTAGAGGGTTTGGCATTCGGAAAACCTTCTTTATTTATTGGGGATACAACTGTTAAACGAGAATATATTTACCTACCCGATGCAGCTAAAATGATCGTGAAAGTAGCATTCAAAAATTCCTCTTATAAAAGAAATTGGAAACATTCCAAAAACTCCATTTTACATTGGCCTTAA
- a CDS encoding TonB-dependent receptor family protein: MNFRKLKISLIYFLIISGNIQIFSQNNTEEQETKPQKSEGIHVIGNKKEDLKKIPGSAYIIDKKYLEEASPTDPMEALRRTPGASVRFQDAAGLTPNIGFRGVSNEESRKTLILEDGILTSLSPYGQPESYYSPSIERMERIEIIKGSGSILFGPNTIGGIVNFVTKRPPAESTFYTKNVGGENGYLSTYNSYGKSFGSSAFEVSLLRKQGNGFRNHQSFDVTEGNVKWIQDWNQNHSTTIKLGYHMQNAQSTYLGLSQGLFRMDPKINPAEYDEKQLNRSQTIISHNWKLSDDHNLMIRGYFSQAERNWSRQDFLSGKSTTGGYLNPPLDTIRTYSPGIIGNRPGDTIYMRESYISRDQSFMVGGIETKLESKFSTFGLKHETDIGVRIHGENNLTQTNVKKTDDPLGYLSKAIIQEDSLLNNLVQPSLPNFNLNRQERKIESFAAYFQDRIQLSENWKLIPGVRYEEVRQKAITTRRQATTEDYRLGAVLPNDVSVNRRSSSESRTHVILPGLGITYDITKKFIWFSGAHKGFSPPTFGTSFSPQGNDYRLKPETSTNYETGIRGDITSYLYTELVGYKMYFRDQIINVNEVGGENGIRPANTGYSTHTGGESVIVWDPAKMQKSEWRVPIEFIYSRIEAKSRSFNPFPVSQTSDGREVVEYLPAYTVNNYQYLSTDTTGNYLPYVPKETVTTAISVSSPQGYYSRLEYQYIGKQYSDLLNTKDESEDGNKGIIPKVELWNTSFGYRSPDKWSVFINAKNIQDKQYVSGRLPTGIQPGPFRQINVGFTFEL, translated from the coding sequence ATGAATTTTCGAAAACTAAAAATATCCCTTATTTACTTCCTAATCATTTCAGGAAATATACAGATCTTTTCTCAGAATAACACTGAGGAACAAGAAACAAAACCGCAAAAGAGTGAAGGAATTCATGTTATAGGAAACAAAAAAGAAGACTTAAAAAAAATTCCAGGATCTGCTTATATCATAGATAAAAAATATCTAGAAGAAGCTTCTCCCACAGATCCGATGGAAGCTTTAAGAAGGACTCCTGGCGCAAGCGTACGTTTCCAAGATGCAGCAGGACTTACACCAAACATTGGTTTTAGGGGAGTTAGTAACGAAGAATCTAGGAAAACACTCATTTTAGAAGATGGGATTTTAACTTCCCTCTCTCCTTATGGACAACCAGAAAGTTATTATTCTCCCTCGATTGAAAGAATGGAAAGAATTGAAATCATCAAAGGTTCTGGTTCAATTTTATTTGGACCAAACACCATTGGAGGGATTGTTAACTTTGTCACCAAACGTCCGCCAGCGGAATCAACCTTTTATACAAAAAATGTGGGTGGTGAAAATGGTTATTTATCCACTTATAATTCCTATGGAAAAAGTTTTGGATCAAGTGCATTTGAAGTTTCGTTACTAAGAAAACAAGGAAATGGATTTAGAAATCATCAAAGTTTTGATGTTACCGAAGGAAATGTTAAATGGATCCAAGATTGGAACCAAAACCATAGTACAACGATTAAATTAGGATATCATATGCAAAACGCACAGTCCACTTACTTAGGATTGTCACAAGGTCTTTTCCGGATGGATCCAAAAATCAATCCGGCAGAATATGATGAAAAACAATTAAACCGCAGCCAGACTATCATTTCTCATAATTGGAAATTATCCGATGATCATAATCTAATGATAAGAGGTTATTTTTCCCAAGCAGAACGGAATTGGTCAAGACAGGATTTTTTATCTGGAAAATCGACTACAGGTGGATATTTAAATCCCCCCTTAGATACAATTCGTACTTACTCACCAGGTATCATTGGAAATCGACCTGGAGATACTATTTATATGCGAGAATCATATATCAGTAGGGATCAATCCTTTATGGTAGGTGGAATAGAAACAAAATTAGAATCTAAATTTTCTACCTTCGGACTAAAACATGAAACAGACATTGGTGTTCGAATCCATGGCGAAAACAATTTAACGCAAACTAATGTAAAAAAAACAGATGATCCTTTAGGTTATCTTTCCAAAGCAATCATCCAAGAAGATTCTCTATTAAATAATCTTGTACAACCATCACTCCCTAATTTTAATCTAAATCGACAAGAACGTAAGATAGAATCATTCGCAGCTTACTTCCAAGACAGAATTCAACTTTCTGAAAACTGGAAATTAATTCCAGGAGTTAGGTATGAAGAAGTAAGACAAAAAGCGATTACCACAAGAAGACAAGCGACAACAGAAGATTACCGGCTTGGTGCCGTTTTACCAAATGATGTATCGGTCAACAGAAGAAGCTCCAGTGAATCAAGGACTCATGTGATACTTCCCGGACTTGGAATCACATATGATATTACAAAAAAATTCATTTGGTTTTCGGGAGCACACAAAGGTTTCTCACCCCCTACATTTGGTACCTCATTTAGTCCCCAAGGTAACGATTATAGGTTAAAACCAGAAACCTCAACAAATTACGAAACAGGAATTCGCGGCGACATTACATCCTATTTATACACAGAACTTGTTGGATACAAAATGTACTTTCGTGATCAAATCATCAACGTCAACGAGGTGGGAGGAGAAAACGGAATTAGACCAGCAAATACTGGTTATTCGACTCATACGGGTGGTGAGTCAGTGATTGTATGGGATCCAGCAAAAATGCAAAAATCAGAATGGAGAGTTCCGATTGAATTTATTTACTCTCGTATCGAAGCAAAATCCAGAAGTTTTAACCCATTCCCAGTATCACAAACAAGTGACGGAAGAGAAGTTGTAGAATACTTGCCAGCTTATACAGTGAACAACTATCAATACCTTTCGACAGACACAACGGGAAACTATTTACCCTATGTACCGAAAGAAACAGTCACTACAGCTATTAGTGTTTCTTCACCACAGGGATATTATAGTCGTTTAGAATACCAATACATTGGAAAACAATACTCTGATTTATTGAACACAAAAGACGAATCCGAAGATGGTAATAAAGGTATAATTCCTAAAGTTGAACTTTGGAATACTAGTTTTGGTTACAGATCACCAGACAAGTGGTCGGTGTTTATCAATGCTAAAAACATTCAAGACAAACAATATGTCTCTGGTCGGTTACCTACAGGCATCCAACCAGGGCCTTTCCGTCAAATCAATGTTGGATTTACTTTTGAACTGTAA
- a CDS encoding LBF_1199 family protein, whose translation MQVLVYEFWKKSSPQHAKESFEFLLTTPNLHEYLEILFEVDELVEYFCSYCWILREEDVLKELINHSAMPANLICKAVYYGFGKYIKTGNITPDYYFSIWAKIISSEKSLDLLLTEPMVEKDVTFQLNLLSNLNAKQWEEYFESSVSETTEQNTDSFLRIFEKIDSIHCKRLLYRNPNLYQYLRMLVVFDKQESVPGFLFQLENNLKTIHRWEEYADTKRKEFSPKEEREKSPSRRNVNRLTDILRDGLFIADVSDRLDFIEYLMIREVIVDEQEMDIICQYIGLSDSNSKFETKFSSILSCPIDLSQSKIVDGIEVTVQK comes from the coding sequence ATGCAAGTTTTGGTTTATGAGTTTTGGAAAAAAAGTTCACCTCAGCATGCCAAGGAATCTTTCGAATTTCTTTTAACAACTCCGAATCTTCATGAATATTTGGAAATTCTATTTGAGGTTGATGAATTAGTAGAGTATTTCTGTAGTTATTGTTGGATACTTAGAGAAGAGGATGTTTTAAAAGAGCTAATCAATCACTCTGCGATGCCTGCTAATTTGATTTGTAAGGCAGTTTATTATGGTTTTGGTAAATATATTAAAACGGGAAATATAACACCTGATTACTATTTTTCCATTTGGGCAAAAATCATTAGTTCTGAGAAAAGTTTAGATCTTTTACTTACCGAACCTATGGTGGAAAAGGATGTGACTTTTCAATTAAATCTACTTAGCAATTTAAATGCCAAACAATGGGAGGAGTATTTTGAATCATCTGTATCCGAAACAACGGAACAGAATACAGACTCTTTTCTTCGAATCTTTGAAAAAATTGATTCTATTCATTGTAAACGATTATTGTATCGAAACCCAAATTTATACCAATACTTGCGAATGTTAGTTGTTTTTGATAAACAAGAATCAGTCCCAGGTTTTTTGTTTCAATTGGAAAATAATCTAAAAACAATTCATAGGTGGGAAGAATATGCAGACACAAAACGTAAGGAATTTTCACCAAAAGAGGAAAGAGAAAAATCACCAAGTCGTAGAAATGTCAATCGATTGACAGATATACTTAGGGATGGGCTTTTTATAGCAGATGTTTCTGACCGATTAGATTTTATTGAGTATTTAATGATTCGTGAAGTGATTGTAGATGAACAAGAAATGGATATCATTTGCCAATACATCGGTTTATCTGATTCTAACTCAAAGTTTGAAACCAAATTTTCCTCTATCCTTTCTTGTCCTATCGATTTGTCTCAATCAAAAATAGTTGATGGAATAGAAGTTACAGTTCAAAAGTAA